The proteins below are encoded in one region of Buttiauxella gaviniae:
- the typA gene encoding ribosome-dependent GTPase TypA has product MIENLRNIAIIAHVDHGKTTLVDKLLQQSGTFSNERAEATERVMDSNDLEKERGITILAKNTAIKWNDYRINIVDTPGHADFGGEVERVMSMVDSVLLVVDAMDGPMPQTRFVTKKAFAHGLKPIVVINKVDRPGARPDWVVDQVFDLFVNLDATDEQLDFPIIYASALMGIAGNDHTDMAEDMTPLYQAIVDHVKAPSVDLDGPFQMQISQLDYNNYVGVIGIGRIKRGKVKPNQQITIVDSEGKTRNGKVGKVLTHLGLERIESTEAEAGDIIAITGLGELNISDTLCDTQNVEALPALSVDEPTVTMFFNVNTSPFCGKEGKFVTSRQILDRLNKELVHNVALRVEETEDADAFRVSGRGELHLSVLIENMRREGFELAVSRPKVINRMIDGRMQEPFENVTLDIEEQHQGSVMQAMGERKGDVKDMIPDGKGRIRLDYLIPARGLIGFRTEFMTMTSGTGLLYSTFSHYDDVKPGEIGQRQNGVLISNGQGKAVAFALFGLQDRGKLFLGHGAEVYEGQIIGIHSRSNDLTVNCLTGKKLTNMRASGTDEATTLVPAQKMSLEQALEFIDDDELVEVTPTSVRIRKRHLTENDRKRAGRGGKEA; this is encoded by the coding sequence GTGATCGAAAATCTGCGTAACATCGCCATCATCGCGCACGTTGACCATGGTAAAACTACCCTGGTTGATAAGCTGCTGCAGCAATCTGGTACTTTCAGTAACGAACGTGCTGAAGCTACCGAACGCGTGATGGACTCCAACGATTTGGAGAAAGAGCGTGGGATTACCATCCTCGCTAAAAACACCGCTATCAAATGGAATGACTACCGTATCAACATCGTTGATACCCCTGGGCACGCCGACTTCGGTGGTGAAGTTGAACGTGTAATGTCCATGGTAGACTCCGTTCTGCTGGTCGTTGACGCAATGGATGGCCCAATGCCGCAGACGCGCTTCGTAACCAAGAAGGCATTTGCCCACGGTTTGAAGCCAATTGTTGTTATCAACAAAGTTGACCGTCCTGGCGCGCGTCCTGACTGGGTTGTTGATCAGGTCTTCGACCTGTTCGTAAACCTCGACGCAACCGACGAGCAGCTTGATTTCCCAATCATCTATGCATCAGCATTGATGGGTATCGCGGGTAACGATCACACTGATATGGCGGAAGACATGACCCCGCTGTACCAGGCGATTGTTGACCACGTTAAAGCACCAAGCGTTGATCTTGATGGTCCGTTCCAGATGCAAATCTCCCAGCTTGATTACAACAACTATGTTGGCGTTATCGGCATCGGTCGTATCAAGCGCGGTAAAGTGAAGCCTAACCAGCAGATCACTATCGTTGATAGCGAAGGCAAAACGCGTAACGGTAAAGTCGGTAAAGTACTGACTCACCTCGGTCTGGAGCGTATTGAATCCACCGAAGCGGAAGCGGGCGACATCATCGCAATCACCGGTCTGGGCGAGCTGAACATCTCCGACACCCTTTGCGATACGCAAAATGTTGAAGCGCTGCCAGCACTGTCTGTTGATGAACCAACCGTTACCATGTTCTTCAACGTCAACACCTCTCCGTTCTGTGGCAAAGAAGGTAAATTCGTTACTTCTCGTCAGATCCTTGACCGCCTGAACAAAGAGCTGGTGCACAACGTTGCACTGCGTGTTGAAGAAACCGAAGATGCGGATGCATTCCGTGTCTCTGGTCGTGGCGAACTGCACCTGTCTGTACTGATCGAAAACATGCGTCGTGAAGGCTTCGAACTGGCTGTGTCCCGTCCGAAAGTAATCAACCGTATGATCGATGGCCGTATGCAAGAGCCGTTCGAAAACGTGACTCTGGACATCGAAGAACAGCACCAGGGTTCTGTCATGCAGGCGATGGGTGAGCGTAAGGGCGATGTCAAAGACATGATCCCTGACGGCAAAGGTCGTATCCGTCTGGATTACCTGATCCCAGCACGTGGCCTGATCGGCTTCCGTACTGAGTTCATGACCATGACTTCTGGTACTGGTCTGCTGTACTCCACATTCAGCCACTACGACGACGTGAAACCAGGCGAAATCGGCCAGCGTCAAAACGGCGTGCTGATCTCTAACGGTCAGGGTAAAGCGGTTGCGTTTGCTCTGTTCGGTCTGCAAGATCGCGGCAAGTTGTTCCTGGGCCACGGCGCAGAAGTTTACGAAGGCCAGATCATCGGTATTCACAGTCGTTCTAACGACCTGACTGTAAACTGCCTGACCGGTAAGAAACTGACCAACATGCGTGCGTCTGGTACTGACGAAGCGACAACTCTGGTTCCTGCACAGAAGATGTCTCTGGAGCAAGCTCTGGAATTCATCGATGACGACGAACTGGTAGAAGTAACGCCTACTTCTGTACGTATCCGTAAACGTCACCTGACTGAAAACGACCGCAAACGCGCGGGTCGTGGCGGCAAAGAAGCGTAA
- a CDS encoding AsmA family protein — protein sequence MKFLGKLIVALLVVIFVALIAAYILLQTRWGATLVSRWVVQNSDYTFSFEEMDHRWASPMHLTLSNVTFGRKGQPATLVAQNIDIGLSSRQVSDPMHVDKILLQNGTLNISPNAAPLPFQADMLQLSDMALNSPNTEWNLHAQRVNGGVTPWQPQQGKAQGNTADIQFSAGSMTLNGVPATNVLLQGAINNQQVTLSTIGADMARGSLTGNARRLADGSWQIGSLRLNDIRLQTEKTITDFLAPLTTVPSLKIDSLEVTDARLEGKDWAVTDLDLSLRNLTLAKGGWQSDDGRLSMNASDFINGALHLNDPIVNIDFNQQTATLRQFTSRWERGMVRAAGEWLRNEKKLALDEVVLAGLEYTLPADWKARWMEPLPEWLNTVTIKKLSANRNLIIDIDPAFPFQFTALDGAADNIEVVRNHQWGIWSGNATLNASAATLNRVDVRRPSISLTANDNQISITELSAFAGDGMLEATGAISQNPQRNTIINLRGRSVPVNVLQQWGWPALPLEGNGNLQVSASGSLAAQTPLKTSVNGTLQATSAEGKQVQQTMRNGNVSGE from the coding sequence ATGAAATTTCTCGGAAAGCTAATCGTTGCGTTACTGGTCGTCATATTTGTTGCGCTTATCGCTGCCTATATTTTGCTTCAAACTCGCTGGGGTGCCACCCTGGTAAGCCGTTGGGTCGTTCAGAATAGTGATTACACTTTCTCGTTTGAGGAAATGGATCACCGTTGGGCTTCCCCTATGCATCTTACGCTGAGCAATGTGACCTTTGGGCGCAAAGGTCAGCCTGCAACGCTGGTTGCGCAAAATATTGATATTGGCCTGAGCTCACGCCAGGTGTCAGATCCCATGCACGTCGATAAAATTTTGTTGCAGAACGGCACGCTAAATATCAGCCCAAATGCCGCACCGCTTCCCTTCCAGGCCGATATGCTGCAATTAAGCGATATGGCGCTCAACAGCCCCAATACGGAATGGAATTTACATGCTCAGCGCGTTAACGGCGGAGTGACACCCTGGCAGCCGCAGCAAGGTAAAGCCCAGGGCAATACCGCGGATATTCAATTTAGCGCCGGTTCGATGACGCTCAACGGGGTGCCTGCGACTAACGTGTTATTGCAGGGCGCAATTAATAATCAGCAGGTAACGCTTTCAACTATCGGTGCGGATATGGCTCGTGGTTCGCTCACCGGTAACGCCAGGCGTCTCGCGGATGGCTCGTGGCAAATCGGCAGCCTGCGTTTGAATGACATCCGTCTGCAAACCGAAAAAACGATTACCGATTTCCTGGCACCGCTCACTACTGTCCCGTCGCTGAAAATTGATAGCCTGGAAGTCACTGATGCGCGTCTGGAAGGGAAAGACTGGGCCGTGACAGATCTCGATCTGAGTTTGCGCAACCTGACGCTGGCAAAGGGCGGCTGGCAAAGCGATGACGGGCGCCTGTCGATGAACGCCAGTGATTTCATTAACGGCGCACTGCATCTGAACGATCCGATTGTGAATATTGATTTTAACCAGCAAACCGCCACGCTGCGCCAGTTCACTTCCCGTTGGGAAAGAGGAATGGTTCGCGCGGCGGGTGAATGGCTGCGCAACGAGAAAAAGCTGGCGCTCGATGAAGTGGTTTTGGCCGGGCTTGAATATACGCTGCCCGCAGACTGGAAAGCGCGCTGGATGGAGCCGTTACCGGAATGGCTCAATACGGTGACGATTAAAAAACTTTCCGCAAACCGGAATCTGATTATCGACATCGATCCCGCCTTCCCGTTCCAGTTCACCGCATTAGACGGCGCGGCAGACAATATCGAAGTGGTGCGTAACCATCAATGGGGCATCTGGAGTGGTAACGCTACGCTGAATGCATCGGCAGCTACTCTTAACCGCGTGGATGTTCGTCGCCCATCTATTTCGTTGACGGCCAACGATAACCAAATCTCTATTACCGAACTGAGCGCTTTCGCCGGGGACGGCATGCTGGAAGCAACCGGGGCAATCTCTCAGAATCCGCAACGTAATACCATTATCAATCTGCGCGGGCGTTCCGTGCCGGTAAATGTGTTGCAGCAGTGGGGATGGCCTGCTTTACCACTGGAAGGCAACGGTAATTTGCAGGTATCTGCATCGGGTAGCCTTGCGGCACAAACGCCGTTGAAAACCTCAGTGAACGGAACATTGCAAGCCACCAGTGCAGAAGGCAAGCAAGTGCAGCAAACCATGCGGAATGGGAACGTTTCTGGAGAATAA
- the yihX gene encoding glucose-1-phosphatase codes for MLYIFDLGNVIVDIDFNRVMGVWSDYSRVPLANLQKSFVIGEAFHRHERGQITDEEFAAAVCEEMGMALSFDQFSAGWQAIFVGLRLEVIAVMNTLREQGHRVVVLSNTNRLHTYFWLGEYPQIAQAADKIYLSQEMGMRKPDAEIYQKLLETEGFSASDAVFFDDNADNIKGAQQLGITSILVTGKETVPGYFAKNL; via the coding sequence ATGTTGTATATCTTTGATTTAGGCAACGTCATTGTTGATATCGACTTCAACCGCGTGATGGGGGTATGGAGCGATTACAGCCGTGTGCCACTAGCGAATTTGCAAAAAAGTTTTGTAATAGGAGAGGCGTTTCACCGCCACGAGCGCGGGCAAATCACCGACGAAGAATTTGCCGCAGCGGTGTGTGAGGAAATGGGCATGGCGCTGAGCTTTGATCAGTTCTCCGCAGGCTGGCAGGCTATCTTTGTGGGCTTACGCCTGGAAGTTATCGCTGTCATGAACACGCTCAGGGAGCAGGGGCATCGCGTTGTGGTACTTTCAAACACCAACCGCCTACATACTTATTTCTGGCTGGGCGAATACCCGCAAATTGCTCAAGCGGCAGATAAAATCTATCTGTCTCAAGAGATGGGGATGCGTAAACCAGACGCTGAGATTTATCAAAAACTCCTCGAAACAGAAGGATTTTCGGCCAGCGATGCAGTCTTTTTTGACGATAACGCCGATAATATTAAAGGAGCTCAACAGTTGGGAATCACCAGTATTTTGGTGACCGGAAAAGAGACCGTGCCCGGGTATTTCGCAAAAAACCTATGA
- a CDS encoding nucleobase:cation symporter-2 family protein, giving the protein MSVNAVESEGAQPIAQPRSSELIYRLEDRPPLPQTLFAAGQHLLAMFVAVITPAMLICQALGLPAEDTQHIISMSLFASGVASIIQIKAWGPVGSGLLSIQGTSFNFVSPLIMGGMALKNGGADVPTMMAALFGTLMLASCTEMLLSRFLHLARRIITPLVSGVVVMIIGLSLIQVGLTSIGGGYAAMNDHTFGAPKNLLLAGAVLLVIILLNRQRNAYLRVASLVIAMAVGYGLAWAMGMLPETVPSTNTDLIMVPTPLYYGLGIDWNLLIPLMLVFMVTSLETIGDITATSDVSEQPVSGPLYMKRLKGGVLANGLNSCVSAVFNTFPNSCFGQNNGVIQLTGVASRYVGFVVALMLIVLGLFPAVSGFVQHIPEPVLGGATIVMFGTIAASGVRIVSREPLNRRAIMIIALSLAVGMGVSQQPLILQFAPDWLKTLLSSGIAAGGITAIVLNLIFPPEKN; this is encoded by the coding sequence ATGTCTGTTAATGCTGTTGAGTCTGAAGGTGCGCAACCGATTGCTCAGCCCCGTTCCAGTGAATTGATTTACCGCCTTGAGGATAGACCTCCTCTCCCACAAACTCTTTTTGCTGCCGGGCAGCACTTATTAGCGATGTTTGTTGCGGTGATCACGCCTGCTATGTTGATTTGCCAGGCTCTGGGACTTCCGGCTGAAGATACCCAACACATTATCAGTATGTCGCTGTTCGCCTCGGGCGTAGCATCGATAATCCAGATTAAAGCCTGGGGACCAGTAGGTTCCGGGCTTCTGTCGATTCAGGGCACCAGCTTTAACTTTGTGTCGCCGTTGATTATGGGCGGCATGGCACTGAAAAATGGCGGAGCCGATGTTCCGACCATGATGGCAGCGCTGTTTGGTACCTTAATGCTCGCAAGCTGCACTGAAATGCTGTTATCCCGCTTCTTGCATCTGGCGCGTCGTATTATCACGCCGCTGGTTTCCGGCGTAGTGGTCATGATTATCGGGCTTTCTCTGATTCAGGTTGGTCTGACATCTATTGGCGGTGGTTATGCCGCCATGAACGATCACACATTTGGCGCACCGAAAAACCTGTTGTTAGCAGGTGCGGTGTTGCTGGTGATTATTCTGCTTAACCGCCAGCGTAACGCTTACCTACGCGTCGCTTCCCTGGTTATCGCCATGGCCGTAGGTTATGGGTTAGCCTGGGCGATGGGCATGTTGCCGGAGACCGTGCCATCAACAAATACTGACCTGATAATGGTGCCTACGCCGCTGTACTACGGTTTGGGCATTGACTGGAATCTGCTTATCCCGCTGATGCTGGTCTTTATGGTGACCTCTCTGGAAACCATCGGCGATATTACTGCGACGTCTGACGTTTCCGAGCAGCCCGTATCCGGCCCGCTTTATATGAAGCGCCTCAAAGGCGGTGTGCTGGCTAACGGCCTGAACTCTTGTGTCTCCGCCGTGTTTAACACATTCCCTAACTCTTGCTTTGGCCAGAACAACGGGGTGATTCAGCTCACCGGCGTTGCCAGCCGTTATGTCGGTTTTGTTGTCGCTCTGATGCTTATTGTGCTGGGTCTGTTCCCGGCGGTAAGCGGGTTTGTTCAACACATTCCTGAGCCCGTTTTAGGCGGCGCGACTATAGTGATGTTTGGCACCATTGCCGCTTCCGGCGTGCGAATTGTTTCCCGCGAGCCGCTGAATCGCCGCGCGATTATGATTATTGCACTCTCCCTGGCCGTCGGTATGGGCGTCTCTCAGCAGCCTCTGATTTTGCAGTTTGCGCCCGACTGGCTGAAAACGCTGCTCTCTTCCGGTATCGCTGCCGGTGGTATCACTGCCATCGTGTTAAACCTGATTTTCCCGCCTGAGAAAAATTGA
- a CDS encoding DUF943 family protein produces MKIKWKRFNKIAVVIFLTITVCNSWTLRPVNIIHTSKQRETIYDVVVDHFPFTDRDRIHWYVDHKSELREKYGIPGKLGYAITIWNVGDGFLSFKDNARRIDDLYCFGDIESDERCIDKSIPLVVYLSENNKEFFDMGYNGYSYTLDKDGKLSAAKDRELLDRMKGRY; encoded by the coding sequence ATGAAAATAAAATGGAAAAGATTCAATAAAATAGCGGTTGTTATATTTTTAACAATCACTGTCTGTAATTCATGGACATTACGCCCTGTGAATATAATCCATACCAGCAAGCAGAGAGAAACAATATATGATGTTGTTGTCGATCACTTTCCGTTCACCGACAGGGATAGAATACATTGGTATGTAGATCATAAATCGGAGTTGCGAGAAAAATATGGCATACCTGGGAAGTTAGGTTATGCAATAACCATTTGGAATGTTGGGGATGGTTTTCTAAGTTTTAAAGATAATGCAAGACGGATTGATGATTTATATTGCTTCGGTGATATAGAAAGCGATGAAAGGTGTATAGATAAAAGCATCCCTTTAGTAGTCTATTTATCTGAAAATAATAAAGAATTTTTTGATATGGGTTATAACGGTTATTCATATACTCTCGACAAAGACGGAAAGCTTTCGGCAGCCAAAGATAGGGAGCTGCTGGATCGTATGAAGGGTAGATATTAA
- the gltS gene encoding sodium/glutamate symporter, translating to MFYLDTLSTLVAATLVLLLGRKMVHTLPLLKKYTIPEPVAGGLLIALALLVLKKSLGWEFEFDMSLKDPLMLAFFATIGLNANLASLRAGGKVVGIFLIVVVGLLIMQNAIGIGMASLLGLDPLMGLLAGSITLSGGHGTGAAWSKLFTERYGFQNATEVAMACATFGLVLGGLIGGPVARYLVKHSSTPNGTQEDSIDPTAFEKPAVGRVITSMVMIETIAMIAICLTVGKFAAHFIQGTAFELPTFVCVLFVGVILSNALALLGFYRVFERAVSVLGNVCLSLFLAMALMSLKLWELASLALPMLAILTVQTIFMALYAIFVTYRLMGKNYDAAVLAAGHCGFGLGATPTAIANMQAITERFGPSHMAFLVVPMVGAFFIDIVNALVIKLYLMLPIFG from the coding sequence ATGTTTTATCTTGATACTCTTTCTACCCTTGTTGCCGCCACTCTCGTGTTGTTACTGGGCCGAAAAATGGTCCACACCCTACCGCTGTTAAAAAAATACACTATCCCTGAACCGGTCGCTGGTGGCCTGTTGATAGCCCTTGCGCTGTTAGTGCTTAAAAAGAGCCTTGGCTGGGAATTTGAATTTGATATGAGCCTCAAAGATCCTTTGATGCTTGCATTCTTCGCCACTATCGGTCTGAACGCTAACCTTGCCAGCCTGCGTGCGGGCGGCAAAGTCGTCGGTATTTTCCTGATTGTTGTGGTTGGCCTTTTGATTATGCAAAACGCCATTGGTATTGGAATGGCTAGCCTGCTGGGCCTTGATCCGTTAATGGGTTTACTGGCGGGTTCAATTACGTTGTCTGGCGGGCATGGCACCGGCGCGGCCTGGAGTAAGCTGTTTACCGAGCGCTATGGTTTCCAGAATGCAACCGAAGTGGCAATGGCTTGCGCAACGTTTGGCCTGGTATTGGGGGGCTTGATTGGCGGGCCGGTCGCACGTTATCTGGTTAAGCATTCATCCACGCCGAACGGCACTCAAGAAGACAGCATTGACCCAACCGCTTTCGAAAAACCCGCGGTAGGGCGCGTGATCACCTCGATGGTGATGATTGAAACCATCGCGATGATTGCTATTTGTCTTACCGTCGGTAAATTTGCGGCGCATTTCATTCAGGGAACCGCGTTCGAGTTGCCAACTTTTGTTTGCGTGCTTTTTGTTGGGGTCATTCTTAGTAATGCGCTTGCGCTTCTGGGTTTCTATCGCGTCTTTGAACGTGCGGTTTCGGTTCTGGGGAACGTGTGTTTATCGCTGTTTCTTGCTATGGCGCTGATGAGCCTGAAACTGTGGGAACTGGCTTCTCTTGCGTTGCCAATGCTCGCCATTTTGACGGTACAAACTATCTTTATGGCGCTGTATGCAATCTTTGTGACCTATCGCCTGATGGGGAAAAACTACGATGCGGCGGTGCTTGCTGCGGGGCACTGTGGTTTTGGTTTAGGGGCAACACCAACGGCAATCGCCAATATGCAGGCGATTACCGAGCGTTTTGGGCCGTCTCACATGGCGTTTCTGGTGGTGCCGATGGTCGGCGCATTCTTTATTGATATCGTCAATGCGCTGGTGATTAAGCTCTACCTGATGCTGCCAATATTTGGCTAA
- the dtd gene encoding D-aminoacyl-tRNA deacylase, with the protein MIALIQRVTHARVTLDGIVTGEIGPGLLVLLGVEKEDNEQKANRLCERVLGYRIFGDENDKMNLNVQQAGGSVLVVSQFTLAADTERGMRPSFSGGAAPQLAEELYEYFVERCRQQGIVAETGRFAADMQVSLTNDGPVTFWLQV; encoded by the coding sequence ATGATTGCATTAATTCAGCGCGTCACCCACGCTCGCGTCACCTTGGACGGTATCGTGACGGGTGAAATTGGCCCAGGACTTTTGGTGTTATTGGGTGTCGAAAAAGAAGATAACGAGCAGAAAGCGAATCGCCTTTGTGAGCGGGTTTTAGGTTACCGAATTTTTGGCGATGAAAATGACAAAATGAACCTTAATGTTCAGCAAGCCGGTGGCAGTGTACTGGTGGTGTCGCAGTTTACCCTCGCAGCAGATACCGAGCGTGGTATGCGCCCAAGTTTCTCGGGTGGCGCCGCACCGCAGCTTGCAGAAGAGTTATATGAATACTTTGTAGAACGCTGTCGACAACAGGGTATTGTGGCCGAAACGGGGCGCTTCGCCGCCGATATGCAGGTCAGCCTGACGAATGATGGTCCTGTGACGTTTTGGTTACAGGTCTGA
- the fabY gene encoding fatty acid biosynthesis protein FabY gives MYHLRVPQTEEELELYYQFRWEMLRKPLHQPKGSERDAWDAMAHHQMVVDEEGNPVAIGRLYINADNEAAIRFMAVHPSVQDKGLGTLVAMTLESVARQEGVKRVVCSAREDAVEFFAKLGFENQGEITTPSTTPIRHFLMIKRVASLDDILHRADWCGQLQQAWYEHIPLSEKMGVRILQYTGQKFITTMPEAGNQNPHQTLFAGSLFSLATLTGWGLIWLMLRERHLGGTIILADAHIRYSSPITGRPGAIADLGSLSGDLDRLARGRKARVALQVELFGDDEQGAVFEGIYLVLPAKPFGPLEEGGNEEE, from the coding sequence ATGTATCACCTTCGCGTACCGCAAACCGAAGAAGAGCTTGAGCTCTATTACCAGTTTCGTTGGGAAATGTTGCGCAAGCCGCTGCATCAACCCAAAGGCTCCGAGCGTGACGCGTGGGATGCCATGGCCCACCATCAGATGGTGGTGGACGAAGAAGGCAATCCGGTCGCCATTGGCCGCCTGTACATCAATGCCGACAACGAAGCGGCTATCCGTTTTATGGCGGTTCACCCTTCTGTGCAAGATAAAGGCTTGGGGACGCTGGTGGCGATGACGCTGGAATCTGTCGCGCGCCAGGAAGGGGTCAAACGCGTCGTGTGTAGCGCGCGTGAAGATGCCGTAGAGTTCTTTGCCAAATTAGGTTTTGAGAACCAGGGCGAAATCACCACACCGTCGACCACGCCCATCCGCCATTTCCTGATGATAAAACGGGTCGCCTCGCTGGATGATATTCTCCATCGGGCTGACTGGTGTGGGCAGTTACAGCAAGCATGGTACGAGCATATTCCATTGAGTGAAAAAATGGGCGTGCGCATTCTGCAATACACCGGGCAGAAATTTATCACCACCATGCCGGAAGCGGGTAACCAAAATCCTCACCAAACGTTGTTCGCGGGTAGCCTGTTTTCACTGGCTACGCTAACCGGTTGGGGGCTGATTTGGCTGATGCTGCGTGAGCGTCACCTGGGCGGCACAATTATTCTTGCCGATGCGCATATCCGATATAGCAGCCCGATCACCGGAAGACCGGGGGCCATTGCTGATTTGGGCTCGCTAAGCGGCGATCTTGACCGCCTGGCTCGAGGCCGTAAAGCCCGCGTAGCATTGCAGGTTGAGCTTTTTGGCGATGATGAACAGGGTGCGGTTTTTGAAGGGATTTACTTAGTGTTACCCGCTAAGCCTTTCGGGCCACTTGAAGAAGGCGGGAACGAAGAAGAGTAG
- a CDS encoding virulence factor BrkB family protein, which produces MIKNVHRKTSQHLRPYLAWGKLLWHRIDQDNMTTLAGNLAYVSLLSLVPLVAVVFALFAAFPMFADVSIQLRHFVFSNFLPATGDIIQRYIEQFVANSNKMTAVGACGLIVTALLLMYAVDSALNTIWRSTRTRPKIYSFAVYWMILTLGPLLAGASLAISSYLLSLRWVTGFNSTIDIVLRIFPLLLSWLSFWMLYSIVPTTRVPVRDALIGSLVAALLFELGKKGFALYITMFPSYQLIYGVLAVIPILFVWVYWTWCIVLLGAEITVTLGDYRRLRTEAQQEELDEP; this is translated from the coding sequence ATGATAAAAAACGTTCATCGCAAAACGAGTCAACACCTCAGGCCGTATTTGGCCTGGGGAAAACTACTCTGGCACCGCATCGACCAGGACAATATGACCACGCTTGCAGGTAACCTTGCCTACGTGTCATTGCTTTCGCTTGTGCCTTTGGTTGCGGTTGTGTTCGCCCTGTTTGCGGCTTTTCCAATGTTTGCCGACGTTAGCATTCAACTCCGGCATTTTGTTTTCTCAAACTTTCTGCCCGCGACGGGCGATATCATTCAGCGCTATATCGAACAGTTTGTGGCTAACTCCAACAAGATGACGGCGGTGGGAGCATGCGGGCTTATCGTCACCGCATTGCTGTTGATGTACGCCGTGGATAGCGCGCTCAACACTATCTGGCGCAGCACGCGCACCCGACCCAAAATCTATTCGTTTGCCGTCTATTGGATGATTTTAACGCTTGGGCCCTTGTTAGCCGGGGCGAGCCTCGCCATCAGTTCATATTTACTTTCTCTGCGCTGGGTGACGGGCTTTAACAGCACCATTGATATCGTGCTGCGTATCTTCCCTTTGCTGCTTTCCTGGCTGTCATTCTGGATGTTATACAGCATCGTTCCCACCACTCGGGTTCCCGTACGTGATGCGCTAATTGGCTCGCTGGTGGCAGCTCTTTTATTTGAGCTGGGGAAAAAAGGCTTTGCCCTCTACATCACCATGTTCCCCTCTTACCAATTGATTTACGGCGTATTAGCCGTGATCCCCATTTTATTTGTCTGGGTCTACTGGACCTGGTGTATCGTGTTGCTCGGTGCCGAAATTACTGTCACTCTCGGCGATTACCGAAGGCTTCGCACCGAAGCTCAGCAGGAAGAATTGGACGAACCATGA
- a CDS encoding DUF3289 family protein, producing the protein MRAKLNSIELTMSLPCIVFSTANRFDDYSADDMQCGDLDSAQLINLGLDDISERVDPYKLLRYDSPLKPSYSGNYFGTSPSFPKATPITLQECKSILFNEMKELSTMFAKGQYAYLISEMIDNFQNGNGAAYHHMGLDRAFLDLIQPPSDSNVLDVIKSTINNEIGKVNNLSLTHAISSGIYNSRLPKFNRIKDNYNGLGITIHDVHAQEIKLLTLNRSGYSWSAVVNFKAQDHFGLDKIDISNPLFKNHRFFRIWFFLQRHKSYAFKPFFTNFSTSITIDGNV; encoded by the coding sequence ATGAGGGCGAAATTAAACAGTATAGAACTAACTATGTCATTGCCCTGTATTGTGTTTTCTACAGCAAATCGTTTTGATGATTATTCTGCCGATGATATGCAGTGTGGGGATTTAGACAGTGCTCAGTTAATAAACCTTGGTCTTGATGATATATCAGAACGGGTTGATCCCTATAAATTATTGAGATATGACTCTCCGCTAAAACCCAGTTATAGCGGAAATTATTTTGGTACATCCCCTTCGTTTCCTAAAGCAACGCCAATTACTCTGCAAGAGTGCAAAAGTATTCTGTTTAATGAAATGAAAGAGTTATCAACAATGTTTGCTAAGGGTCAGTACGCTTATCTCATTAGTGAAATGATAGATAACTTTCAGAACGGAAATGGTGCGGCATATCATCACATGGGTCTGGACCGCGCATTTTTGGATCTTATACAACCGCCTTCAGATAGCAATGTTCTGGATGTAATAAAGTCAACTATAAATAACGAGATAGGGAAAGTTAATAACCTATCTTTAACACATGCTATTTCGAGTGGAATTTATAACTCAAGGTTACCAAAATTCAATCGTATTAAAGATAATTATAACGGACTTGGGATTACGATTCATGATGTACATGCGCAAGAAATTAAACTTTTAACTCTCAATCGGTCAGGGTACTCGTGGAGTGCGGTGGTTAATTTTAAGGCCCAGGATCATTTCGGACTCGATAAAATAGATATCTCCAATCCTTTATTTAAGAATCACCGTTTTTTCCGTATCTGGTTTTTTCTACAGCGCCACAAAAGCTATGCATTTAAGCCGTTTTTCACCAATTTTAGTACAAGTATTACCATTGATGGTAACGTATGA